In Lacrimispora indolis DSM 755, a genomic segment contains:
- a CDS encoding DUF1697 domain-containing protein, with protein sequence MTIYIALLRGINVGGKNKIKMAELRQVLEEAGLIRVETYIQSGNVIFESEDGEDELKKKLEDQIRERFGFSVSVILRTSDQLGQLIRSCPYTEKEREAAKAQNSEGESFYVCLFHQAPLKEETKRLDPFVNEKDDYRMQGREIYLLLCHSIRNSKLSDKMSLLGGPVTVRNWKTMEKLHAMVTARISEE encoded by the coding sequence ATGACCATTTATATAGCTCTGCTCCGGGGAATCAATGTGGGCGGAAAAAACAAGATAAAAATGGCTGAATTAAGGCAGGTGCTTGAAGAGGCCGGGCTGATACGGGTGGAGACTTATATCCAGAGCGGCAATGTCATTTTTGAGTCAGAAGATGGGGAAGATGAGCTGAAGAAAAAGCTGGAGGATCAAATCAGGGAGAGATTTGGTTTTTCCGTAAGCGTAATTTTGAGAACGTCTGACCAGCTGGGTCAGCTGATCAGGAGCTGTCCTTATACGGAAAAGGAAAGGGAGGCGGCGAAGGCCCAAAACTCAGAAGGAGAAAGCTTTTATGTCTGCCTTTTCCATCAGGCGCCTCTTAAAGAAGAGACAAAGCGCCTGGACCCTTTTGTAAATGAGAAGGATGATTACCGGATGCAGGGCAGGGAGATTTATCTTCTCCTTTGCCACAGCATCCGCAATTCCAAGCTTTCAGATAAAATGTCCCTATTGGGCGGGCCTGTAACAGTGCGGAACTGGAAGACCATGGAAAAGCTCCACGCCATGGTAACTGCCAGGATCTCCGAAGAGTAA
- a CDS encoding methyltransferase gives MIYNMENSPSRYYKIIHNYQEAQLLFAAIRLNVFSHLDTPQTAETIAAALDCDKKQIQLLLLSLTSCGWISRQGDFYINTPETKDFLSRSSEVFLGDALLFRENMTSLAQLEQKVKSANALPKPAYDFSEMARVSVPEMYAGRLQSFLGQMMKLYPDPQRPLHILDLGGGTGILAIEFTKHFPNSRATIFETPDVAEVTRDIVLRHHGEQRVDVISGDFNTDSLGGPYDVIIASGILNFVRGDLSDFICKLSAALKDGGYLLIVGQYADHEYNAPPNMLSWLSGLMDGVPLPPSSQEIAKAAQNAGLTATGCIGDDRYEGQFYRKGSLVSDTCSDDVIRSFIELTEQIANSRTNILDFGSEDMTFYRGEIHIIKMIGDFPGIHSAELARKFGITRPVVHKTLQKLNERGLIAKEDDTEDRKRSLLHLTEKGQLAYRKHEKYHEENDKALFDFLADMPGDKLEAINGFLNHAIGLIQNHA, from the coding sequence GTGATATACAACATGGAAAACAGTCCAAGCCGGTATTATAAAATCATACATAATTATCAGGAGGCACAACTGCTTTTTGCGGCCATTCGCCTGAATGTTTTTTCCCATTTGGACACGCCGCAAACAGCGGAAACAATTGCAGCAGCGTTAGACTGCGATAAAAAGCAGATCCAGCTGCTGCTGCTGTCTCTGACTTCCTGCGGCTGGATTAGCAGGCAAGGAGATTTTTACATTAACACACCGGAAACAAAAGATTTTTTATCCCGAAGCAGCGAAGTGTTCTTGGGGGATGCTTTGCTTTTCCGTGAGAACATGACTTCCCTGGCGCAGTTGGAGCAAAAGGTGAAATCCGCAAATGCTCTGCCCAAACCGGCTTATGATTTTTCTGAGATGGCGAGGGTGTCTGTGCCTGAAATGTATGCCGGGCGCCTGCAATCGTTTTTAGGCCAGATGATGAAGCTATATCCAGATCCCCAACGCCCTCTGCACATTTTAGATTTAGGCGGCGGAACTGGCATCTTAGCCATTGAATTTACAAAACACTTTCCAAACAGCAGGGCAACAATTTTTGAAACTCCTGATGTGGCAGAGGTCACAAGGGATATTGTGCTCCGTCATCATGGGGAGCAGAGGGTAGATGTTATCTCCGGGGATTTTAATACGGATTCTTTGGGCGGCCCTTACGATGTGATCATCGCTTCCGGCATCCTGAACTTTGTAAGGGGTGATTTATCTGATTTCATTTGTAAATTGTCTGCAGCCTTAAAGGATGGAGGCTACTTATTGATCGTCGGTCAGTATGCGGACCATGAATACAATGCTCCGCCCAATATGCTCAGTTGGCTGTCGGGTCTGATGGACGGCGTGCCCCTCCCTCCCAGCAGCCAGGAGATTGCAAAGGCAGCCCAAAACGCAGGGCTTACAGCCACCGGCTGCATAGGTGATGACCGATATGAAGGGCAGTTCTACCGAAAGGGGAGTTTGGTGTCTGATACCTGTTCAGACGATGTCATTCGTTCCTTTATTGAGCTGACCGAGCAAATTGCCAATAGCAGAACCAATATTCTGGACTTCGGCAGTGAGGATATGACCTTCTACCGCGGAGAAATCCATATCATCAAAATGATTGGCGATTTTCCGGGTATCCACAGCGCTGAGCTTGCACGTAAATTTGGAATCACCCGGCCTGTTGTTCATAAGACTCTGCAAAAGCTGAACGAACGGGGTTTGATTGCCAAAGAGGATGACACAGAGGACAGAAAGCGCAGTTTGCTCCACCTGACAGAAAAGGGGCAGTTAGCCTACCGTAAGCATGAGAAGTACCATGAGGAAAACGACAAGGCGCTTTTTGATTTCCTTGCGGATATGCCTGGAGATAAATTGGAGGCAATTAATGGATTTCTGAATCATGCCATTGGTCTGATTCAAAACCATGCGTGA
- a CDS encoding sensor domain-containing diguanylate cyclase, with the protein MVKKYIPKREECVIRRKYTIFLSTIISIICTVMACFYLFSIDKVGDIYVEKSEEAIYNIKKDFLKDTVNNLISEIELRRAAKASYVETFVSRTAEIINMKKDLSDREFNDFFIQFFRDNPDYNYMTVIVWDNEANKPVFDPGNLAKSVWKDTLKANTSGLSSYRVFIHGDYSFLFGLTKSYVDGLVKADMVNVIKNSRFDGNSYIWVNEILNYEGGKNYAIRRIHPNLPETEGTYLSTDMTDMEGNYPYLTELQGIKKDGELFFSYYFKELDDNDVSKKLTYAKLYKDYDWVIAMGVYLDDLQPYIDQTNGESKVLVSRLTMLLVLLLIIILVISLFSVSLLEKFYYRHARKVMESELNQDVLTKAGNRRSGTNDLANAFKEFKRTGLSPGIMMCDMDHFKGINDKYGHYAGDMALAEFVKMMKKTLRNTDKIIRWGGDEFVVILYGMEKKHALAFGNKFLASISSLKIQDHDEEIGITVSAGFSFFKEGDEDYQAALRRADEALYKSKSEGRNQANVIM; encoded by the coding sequence ATGGTAAAAAAATACATTCCAAAAAGGGAGGAATGCGTTATCCGGCGTAAATACACAATATTTCTATCCACAATCATCAGCATCATCTGTACTGTCATGGCCTGCTTTTATTTATTTTCCATTGACAAAGTGGGCGATATTTATGTTGAGAAATCAGAGGAAGCAATCTATAACATTAAAAAGGATTTTCTAAAGGACACGGTCAATAACCTGATTTCCGAAATAGAGCTGAGGCGGGCAGCCAAAGCTTCCTATGTGGAAACCTTTGTTTCCAGAACAGCTGAGATCATTAACATGAAAAAGGATCTTTCAGACCGGGAATTCAATGATTTCTTCATCCAGTTCTTCCGGGACAATCCGGATTATAATTATATGACTGTGATTGTGTGGGACAATGAGGCAAATAAGCCGGTTTTTGATCCGGGGAACCTGGCAAAGTCTGTCTGGAAGGATACTCTTAAGGCCAACACCTCAGGTTTATCCTCTTACAGGGTTTTCATTCACGGGGATTACTCCTTCCTTTTTGGACTGACAAAGAGCTATGTGGATGGCCTTGTGAAAGCAGATATGGTCAATGTGATCAAAAACTCAAGATTTGATGGAAATTCCTATATCTGGGTAAACGAGATACTGAATTATGAGGGGGGTAAAAATTACGCTATCCGAAGGATCCATCCCAACCTGCCGGAGACAGAGGGGACCTATCTTTCTACGGATATGACAGACATGGAGGGGAATTATCCGTATTTGACCGAGCTTCAGGGGATTAAAAAGGATGGAGAGCTGTTTTTCTCTTATTATTTCAAAGAGCTGGATGACAATGACGTATCCAAAAAGCTGACTTATGCCAAGCTTTATAAGGATTATGACTGGGTAATTGCCATGGGCGTTTATCTGGATGATCTGCAGCCTTACATTGACCAGACCAATGGAGAAAGCAAGGTGCTGGTATCCAGGCTCACCATGCTTTTGGTGCTGCTTCTTATCATCATACTGGTCATCAGCCTGTTCTCTGTTTCTTTATTGGAGAAATTCTATTACCGCCATGCGAGAAAGGTGATGGAATCTGAGCTTAACCAGGATGTCCTTACAAAAGCAGGCAACAGGAGAAGCGGAACAAATGACCTGGCCAATGCCTTTAAGGAATTTAAGCGGACAGGCTTAAGCCCCGGAATTATGATGTGCGATATGGACCACTTTAAGGGGATCAATGATAAATACGGCCATTACGCAGGGGACATGGCTCTGGCAGAGTTCGTAAAGATGATGAAAAAAACTTTAAGAAATACGGACAAGATCATCCGCTGGGGCGGAGATGAATTCGTTGTCATTCTTTACGGCATGGAGAAGAAACATGCACTGGCTTTTGGAAACAAATTTTTGGCCTCCATATCTTCTTTGAAAATACAGGATCACGATGAAGAGATCGGCATCACCGTATCTGCAGGGTTTTCCTTCTTTAAGGAAGGGGATGAAGACTATCAGGCGGCATTAAGGCGGGCAGATGAGGCCCTTTATAAGTCTAAGTCGGAAGGGCGGAATCAGGCCAATGTCATCATGTAG
- a CDS encoding ABC transporter substrate-binding protein codes for MKNKFIAAILAANLCLSLAACGQPPSQGGESKIPEASATTQMSASTVPAESNAPRRITDLGGNEVTIPAPAEIKKIVILSPPVMSFVVSAIPDTQMIVGINSRSFLTSNPKVVEKVFPNWKSVESSFVDVNFAVNTESLLALEPDVIFYYGDFQKKGIEGLNIPAVDFLIKGVNSPEKMSVAWDKQIREILGTDTSVGIQKEWDTTNAKLENLLKNVGVQKKRGLCIKLNQAGSIMVMGSDSFDGWAQSFFALSGIENIAASVEGTGEVSMEQIYEWNPDFIMCFQDVPASYILENSIEGQDWSLLTAWKNKQVFDVPRTTYAWVTPCADSPLFPLWLVSKAYPELMSRSEIRAEIKEYYRRNYGVGLTEQDLDSILDYREATGI; via the coding sequence ATGAAAAACAAGTTTATTGCCGCTATTCTGGCGGCCAACCTTTGCCTGTCGTTAGCAGCTTGCGGACAGCCCCCTTCGCAAGGCGGCGAATCCAAGATACCTGAAGCATCTGCCACAACCCAGATGTCTGCAAGCACAGTCCCGGCGGAATCCAACGCACCCCGAAGGATCACCGACTTAGGCGGGAATGAGGTCACAATCCCTGCCCCCGCAGAAATTAAGAAAATTGTCATACTAAGCCCGCCGGTCATGTCCTTTGTGGTGAGCGCTATTCCGGACACCCAGATGATTGTGGGCATTAACTCCCGCTCCTTTTTGACTTCCAACCCTAAAGTCGTCGAAAAGGTATTCCCAAACTGGAAGTCTGTAGAATCGTCCTTTGTGGATGTAAATTTTGCCGTAAATACGGAGTCCCTTCTTGCGCTTGAGCCGGATGTCATCTTCTATTACGGAGATTTCCAAAAAAAAGGCATTGAGGGTCTTAATATTCCGGCAGTGGATTTTCTGATAAAGGGTGTCAACAGCCCTGAAAAAATGTCTGTTGCCTGGGATAAGCAAATCAGAGAAATTTTAGGTACAGATACTTCAGTGGGGATTCAGAAGGAATGGGACACCACCAACGCAAAGCTGGAAAACCTGCTGAAAAACGTGGGCGTTCAGAAAAAAAGAGGGCTTTGCATCAAGCTCAATCAGGCCGGCAGTATTATGGTCATGGGCTCGGATTCCTTTGACGGCTGGGCGCAGAGCTTTTTTGCCCTGAGCGGAATCGAAAATATTGCCGCATCTGTTGAGGGCACCGGCGAGGTCAGCATGGAACAGATTTATGAGTGGAACCCGGACTTTATCATGTGCTTTCAGGATGTTCCTGCAAGCTATATTCTGGAGAATTCCATTGAGGGGCAGGACTGGTCGCTTCTTACTGCGTGGAAGAATAAGCAAGTGTTTGATGTGCCGAGAACGACCTACGCCTGGGTGACTCCTTGTGCGGATTCTCCTCTCTTTCCTCTTTGGCTGGTTTCCAAAGCCTATCCTGAGCTTATGAGCAGAAGCGAGATCAGGGCAGAAATTAAGGAATACTACCGTCGTAATTACGGCGTTGGATTAACGGAGCAGGATCTTGACTCAATCCTGGACTATCGGGAAGCGACAGGGATATGA
- a CDS encoding ABC transporter ATP-binding protein translates to MDKLLEVQGGCFAYTQNQPLLQNITFSLEGGQVMAVMGRNGIGKTTLLKCIVGILSWNSGYSAISGKRSRKNKPMKEIGYVPQAHKVSFNYSVRDMVVFGKTGHSSFFAAPGKNDYALADQMLERVGIHDLRNHPCSELSGGQLQLVFIARALINSPQLLVLDEPESHLDFRNQIRLLKLIQAVASEKNIACIINTHYPNHALRIADKCFLLGEEDYITGNTEQVMTGANIQKFFGVYSHSVEFSYKGKKVTCFSFLDEV, encoded by the coding sequence GTGGACAAATTACTGGAAGTACAGGGAGGGTGCTTCGCCTATACCCAGAATCAGCCGCTCCTGCAAAATATCACCTTCTCCTTAGAAGGCGGGCAGGTGATGGCCGTCATGGGCCGGAACGGCATTGGCAAAACAACGCTGCTAAAGTGCATTGTTGGCATCTTGAGCTGGAACAGCGGCTATTCCGCAATAAGCGGTAAGAGGAGCCGGAAAAACAAACCAATGAAGGAAATCGGCTATGTGCCGCAGGCCCACAAGGTTTCCTTCAACTACTCTGTAAGAGACATGGTGGTTTTTGGAAAGACAGGGCACAGTTCCTTCTTTGCCGCGCCGGGCAAAAACGACTATGCCTTAGCGGATCAGATGCTGGAAAGGGTAGGGATCCATGATCTGCGAAACCATCCCTGCAGCGAGCTGAGCGGCGGGCAGCTTCAACTGGTGTTCATCGCCCGCGCCCTTATCAACTCTCCTCAGCTTTTAGTGCTGGATGAGCCGGAATCACATTTGGATTTCCGCAATCAGATCCGTCTGCTCAAACTTATTCAGGCAGTGGCATCCGAAAAGAACATTGCCTGCATCATTAATACCCACTACCCAAATCATGCGCTCCGCATTGCGGACAAATGCTTTTTGCTGGGCGAGGAGGATTATATCACCGGCAATACAGAGCAGGTGATGACAGGCGCAAACATTCAGAAGTTTTTTGGTGTATATTCTCACTCTGTTGAGTTTTCATATAAGGGAAAGAAGGTCACCTGTTTCTCATTCCTGGATGAGGTATAA
- a CDS encoding tyrosine-type recombinase/integrase translates to MPRRGENIYKRKDGRWEGRSLKQDGKYRYFYSRTYRGVKEKMKNYQEIQESGKKKPSGSEKDACCLFETWLEDAALRVKPSTFESYYRCINKYVIPFFRQDKDQKITEESVLCFVKNMRENTELADSSKKKNLTIFKIALKEILKGSPESFSIIEQVKVPRPEDKEVKVFSLKEQRLIEHAVLNSGDRRAAGIILCFYTGIRLGELCSLKWGDIDMETGTLFIARTVSRIKDFEDEEGKTTLLVGAPKSRKSLRKIPLPEFLLKMSEERGFFRANPDHYILSGGTSPFDPRCFQKLYKKILKEAHVQDRKFHAIRHTFATRALEMGVDIKTISELLGHSSVSITLNVYSHSLMEQKKAAIEKFNHMYHFNMEASAIPSPVTGLKKVTYFL, encoded by the coding sequence ATGCCGCGAAGAGGAGAAAATATATACAAACGAAAAGACGGGCGATGGGAAGGAAGAAGCTTAAAACAGGATGGAAAATACCGGTATTTCTATTCCAGAACCTATAGGGGCGTAAAGGAAAAAATGAAAAATTACCAGGAAATCCAGGAATCCGGCAAAAAGAAACCTTCCGGCAGTGAAAAGGACGCCTGCTGCCTGTTTGAAACCTGGCTGGAGGATGCCGCCCTTCGGGTAAAGCCCTCCACTTTTGAAAGCTATTACCGGTGTATAAATAAATACGTAATTCCATTTTTCAGGCAGGATAAGGATCAGAAAATTACGGAGGAATCTGTTCTTTGCTTTGTAAAAAACATGAGGGAGAATACAGAGCTGGCTGATTCCTCTAAGAAAAAGAATCTTACCATCTTTAAAATCGCATTAAAAGAGATTTTAAAAGGCTCACCGGAAAGCTTTTCCATCATCGAGCAGGTCAAGGTACCAAGACCGGAAGACAAAGAGGTCAAGGTCTTTTCCTTAAAGGAGCAGAGGCTCATAGAGCATGCGGTGCTGAATTCCGGGGACAGGCGTGCGGCAGGGATCATCCTGTGCTTTTATACGGGAATCAGGCTTGGAGAATTATGTTCCTTAAAATGGGGGGACATTGATATGGAAACCGGCACCCTGTTCATTGCCCGGACCGTATCCAGAATAAAGGATTTTGAAGATGAGGAAGGCAAAACAACCCTGTTGGTTGGTGCTCCAAAAAGCCGGAAGTCTTTAAGGAAAATCCCTCTTCCGGAATTCCTGTTAAAAATGTCGGAGGAACGGGGATTTTTCCGTGCAAATCCGGACCACTATATCCTTTCCGGCGGGACCTCCCCCTTTGATCCCCGCTGTTTTCAAAAGCTCTATAAGAAAATATTAAAGGAAGCCCATGTCCAGGACAGGAAATTCCATGCCATCCGCCATACCTTTGCCACCCGTGCCCTGGAAATGGGAGTGGATATAAAGACCATCAGTGAATTGTTGGGCCATTCCAGCGTGTCCATCACCCTTAATGTGTATTCTCACTCTCTTATGGAGCAAAAAAAAGCTGCCATTGAAAAATTCAATCATATGTATCACTTTAACATGGAAGCCTCTGCCATTCCCAGTCCTGTTACAGGGTTAAAGAAGGTTACATATTTCCTGTAA
- a CDS encoding FecCD family ABC transporter permease, with protein sequence MRKEHNTNYSKTMIIGALLLTGSVISAILLGKYSIRLPDLMAILSAKLHGGMDSTLETAAFVVFNVRIPRIILAAMVGAGLSISGSALQGTFQNPLVSPDLLGVSSGAGFGAALGILLTGGLGLFTPALSLALGLTSVLLVFFLSGSRNGTGTLSVVLGGIIVSSIFSALISLIKYVADSSETLPAITFWQMGSFANATYRDIGIAFVPIMGGITGLYLLRWKINLLSLGDEDCFTLGINPNTTRWLVILFATVTTAGSVTVSGVIGWVGLVIPHICRNLVGVNHGHLLPASCLTGAIFMILVDTAARNLTSAEIPIGILTALIGAPFFAIIYNRSRKEG encoded by the coding sequence ATGAGAAAGGAGCATAACACAAATTACAGTAAAACCATGATCATCGGCGCTTTGCTGTTGACGGGCTCAGTCATCAGTGCAATATTGCTGGGAAAGTACAGCATCCGTCTGCCTGACCTTATGGCTATCCTATCCGCAAAGCTGCACGGAGGCATGGACAGCACGCTGGAGACCGCCGCCTTTGTGGTTTTTAACGTGCGGATTCCGAGAATCATTTTAGCTGCAATGGTCGGGGCCGGATTATCCATATCCGGCTCCGCCCTGCAAGGCACCTTTCAAAACCCACTGGTAAGCCCTGATTTACTGGGGGTCAGTTCCGGCGCAGGCTTTGGTGCGGCGCTTGGAATCCTGCTCACCGGCGGGCTGGGCTTGTTTACACCGGCACTCTCCCTTGCCCTGGGACTGACCAGCGTGCTCTTGGTGTTTTTTCTGTCCGGGTCAAGGAACGGCACTGGAACACTGTCCGTGGTTCTTGGCGGCATCATCGTGTCCTCCATTTTCTCGGCATTGATTTCCCTGATCAAGTATGTGGCTGATTCTTCTGAAACCCTCCCTGCCATCACCTTCTGGCAGATGGGCAGCTTTGCAAATGCAACCTACCGTGACATCGGAATCGCTTTTGTCCCCATTATGGGAGGGATCACAGGCTTATATCTGCTGCGCTGGAAAATCAACCTTCTCTCTCTTGGCGACGAGGACTGTTTTACCCTTGGAATCAATCCGAACACAACCCGCTGGCTGGTGATTTTATTCGCAACGGTGACAACGGCCGGCAGTGTGACCGTTTCCGGTGTAATTGGCTGGGTCGGGCTTGTTATTCCGCACATTTGCAGAAATCTGGTAGGGGTGAATCACGGGCATCTCCTGCCCGCTTCCTGCTTAACAGGAGCAATCTTTATGATTCTGGTGGATACCGCCGCAAGAAACTTAACCTCTGCGGAAATTCCCATCGGAATTCTGACCGCCCTCATCGGAGCGCCTTTTTTTGCAATCATCTATAACCGCAGCAGAAAGGAGGGGTGA
- a CDS encoding cysteine-rich KTR domain-containing protein, whose product MEQTEWVCCPVCGQKTRIQIRSDTVLINFPLFCPKCKQERLINVKNRKIFIVQRPDAKTQC is encoded by the coding sequence GTGGAGCAGACCGAATGGGTATGCTGTCCCGTATGCGGACAAAAAACAAGGATTCAGATTCGCAGTGATACGGTACTCATAAACTTCCCGCTATTCTGCCCGAAATGCAAACAGGAACGTTTAATTAATGTGAAAAACCGAAAAATTTTTATTGTTCAAAGGCCAGACGCTAAGACGCAGTGCTGA